A single region of the Rathayibacter rathayi genome encodes:
- a CDS encoding alpha-galactosidase, with product MNPPRVIHVVAADVSVLLTQSGGALPVLLHWGPRIHASDDDLVGYAGTPVRTGIDGDSDVPYEPSILPEHAFGWSGLPGLRLHRGGAGWSPRLLVTGVSVDGQEVQEGAVVQCGSALVAVEARDEEAGIEVVLEIALSPAGLLRARATVRNAASGILEVIGVDPSLRIPTEAREMLDFAGRWGTEKIPQRHPVVVGTHSRSSRRGRTGLDATTVVAVGTPGFDARSGRVWLCHVGIGGNHEHAVERTDAHLAFRGGELLLPGEVRLANGESYRSPWIFGSFGRGLDDAAARYHAFLRARSRSSLRPRPVTLNVWEAVSFDQDPATLHELADRAAALGVERYVLDDGWFLGRSDDRAGLGDWTADPGRWPDGLAPLAEHVRGLGMEFGLWVEPEMINEDSELARAHPDWILRARVSELPARWRFQQVLDLTNPGAFTHILAALDTLIRDLGLACLKWDHNRDLIDAGHPASGAPAVHEQTLAAYRLMDELRARHPALEIESCASGGGRVDLGILERTDRVHTSDNHDPLDRARMLRWTGLLVPPEMLGSHVASEVSSVTGRTSDLHTRCATAFLGHFGVEWDLRELSERDSAVLGRWIAAYREHRELIATGRVVGDGDVDPQSPTLRGVVATDGSEALYTLMTPVLSADTRHRMRLPGLLPEARYRIEAARPDSLGPWWLSPRWLESTVPLGSAQDAPSYSGSLLREAGLDLLAFHPDRVVVLRLVRVA from the coding sequence ATGAATCCACCCCGGGTGATCCATGTCGTCGCCGCTGACGTCTCCGTCCTCCTCACCCAGTCCGGAGGGGCGCTGCCCGTGCTGCTCCACTGGGGTCCGCGGATTCATGCGAGCGACGACGATCTGGTCGGCTACGCCGGAACCCCCGTCCGCACAGGGATCGACGGCGATTCGGACGTGCCATACGAGCCCTCGATCCTCCCCGAGCACGCCTTCGGCTGGTCGGGGCTCCCGGGTCTGCGGCTGCACCGCGGGGGTGCCGGATGGTCGCCCCGACTCCTGGTCACCGGCGTCTCGGTCGATGGGCAGGAGGTCCAGGAGGGGGCGGTCGTGCAGTGCGGTAGTGCCCTCGTCGCGGTCGAGGCGAGGGACGAGGAGGCCGGGATCGAGGTCGTACTAGAGATCGCTCTCTCGCCCGCCGGACTGCTCCGAGCGCGCGCAACCGTCCGCAACGCGGCCTCCGGCATCCTCGAGGTGATCGGTGTCGACCCGTCGCTGCGGATCCCGACCGAGGCCCGCGAGATGCTGGACTTCGCCGGCCGCTGGGGAACCGAGAAGATCCCGCAGCGCCACCCCGTCGTCGTCGGCACCCACTCCCGCTCCTCCCGCCGCGGTCGCACCGGGCTCGACGCGACCACCGTCGTCGCCGTCGGCACCCCCGGCTTCGACGCCCGCTCCGGACGGGTCTGGCTCTGCCACGTCGGCATCGGCGGCAACCACGAGCACGCCGTCGAGCGGACCGACGCCCACCTCGCCTTCCGCGGCGGCGAACTACTACTCCCCGGCGAGGTGCGCCTGGCGAACGGCGAGAGCTACCGCTCGCCCTGGATCTTCGGCAGCTTCGGCCGCGGCCTCGACGATGCGGCCGCGAGGTATCACGCCTTCCTCCGTGCCCGCTCGCGCTCCTCCCTCCGCCCGCGCCCCGTCACGCTCAACGTCTGGGAGGCGGTCTCCTTCGACCAGGATCCAGCGACGCTCCACGAGCTCGCCGACCGCGCAGCCGCCCTCGGCGTCGAGCGGTACGTGCTCGACGACGGCTGGTTCCTCGGCCGCTCCGACGACCGCGCGGGCCTGGGCGACTGGACCGCGGACCCCGGCAGGTGGCCGGACGGGCTCGCCCCGCTCGCCGAGCATGTGCGCGGCCTCGGCATGGAGTTCGGCCTCTGGGTCGAGCCCGAGATGATCAATGAGGACTCGGAGCTCGCCCGCGCGCACCCCGACTGGATCCTGCGCGCCCGCGTGTCCGAGCTCCCCGCCCGCTGGCGCTTCCAGCAGGTGCTCGACCTGACGAACCCCGGCGCGTTCACGCACATCCTCGCGGCGCTCGACACCCTGATCCGCGACCTCGGCCTGGCCTGCCTGAAGTGGGACCACAACCGCGACCTGATCGACGCCGGCCACCCCGCCTCCGGAGCGCCCGCGGTGCACGAGCAGACCCTCGCCGCCTACCGGCTGATGGACGAACTGCGCGCCCGCCACCCCGCGCTCGAGATCGAGAGCTGCGCCTCGGGCGGCGGGCGGGTCGACCTCGGGATCCTGGAGCGCACCGACCGGGTGCACACGTCCGACAACCACGACCCGCTCGACCGCGCCCGCATGCTCCGCTGGACCGGCCTGCTGGTGCCGCCGGAGATGCTCGGCTCGCACGTCGCCTCCGAGGTCTCCTCCGTCACCGGCCGCACCAGCGACCTGCACACCCGCTGCGCGACCGCGTTCCTCGGCCACTTCGGTGTGGAGTGGGACCTACGCGAGCTGAGCGAGCGCGACTCCGCCGTGCTCGGCCGCTGGATCGCCGCGTACCGCGAGCACCGGGAGCTGATCGCAACCGGCCGCGTCGTCGGCGACGGAGACGTCGATCCGCAGTCGCCGACACTGCGCGGCGTGGTCGCGACCGACGGCTCCGAAGCGCTCTACACGCTGATGACACCGGTGCTCTCGGCCGACACCCGGCACCGGATGCGCCTCCCCGGCCTGCTGCCCGAGGCCCGCTACCGCATCGAGGCGGCGCGCCCCGACTCGCTCGGCC